From a single Leopardus geoffroyi isolate Oge1 chromosome E1, O.geoffroyi_Oge1_pat1.0, whole genome shotgun sequence genomic region:
- the GALK1 gene encoding galactokinase isoform X3, which yields MTSHGGRTLGPGRALWEIQVGWMPALLLWLWVNGLADVGSRERGTRAREGQLRSSSPANTTLVGTRRSLPKSAARRGGVGGKILPQSGCRGDPNPERPAGGLGREARRGGPGAAGAGGGLRWGRGARAGMRAAPARPRPGHPAPTWPRCRALELVTVLVGSPRADGLVSLLTTSEDADEPRRLQFPLPTAQRSLEPGTPRWANYVKGVIQHYPAAPLPGFSAVVVSSVPLGGGLSSSASLEVATYTFLQQLCPDSGSIAARAQVCQRAEHSFAGVPCGIMDQLIALLGQKGHALLIDCRSLETSLVPLSEPKLAVLITNSNVRHSLGSSEYPLRRRQCEEVARALGKESLREVQLEELEAGRELVSKEGFRRARHVVGEIRRTAQAAAALSRGDYRAFGRLMVESHHSLRDDYEVSCPELDQLVEAALSAPGVYGSRMTGGGFGGCTVTLLEAASVPQAMQHIQEQYSGTATFYLSQAADGAKVLHW from the exons ATGACCTCTCACGGCGGCAGGACTCTAGGACCTGGGAGAGCCCTTTGGGAAATTCAGGTCGGCTGGATGCCAGCCCTGCTACTCTGGCTGTGGGTGAATGGCCTGGCCGATGTTGGTAGCAGAGAAAGGGGCACCAGGGCCAGGGAAGGGCAGCTCAGATCTTCCAGTCCAGCCAATACCACTCTAGTGGGCACCCGCCGGTCTCTTCCAAAGTCCGCCGCCCGccgcggtggggtgggggggaagatcCTTCCGCAGTCGGGGTGTAGGGGAGATCCCAACCCCGAGCGCCCAGCAGGTGGCTTGGGCCGCGAGGCGCGCCGGGGCGGGCCCGgcgcggcgggggcgggaggaggcctgcggtgggggcggggggcgcgtgCAGGAATGCGCGCCGCCCCCGCGCGGCCCCGCCCCGGGCATCCCGCGCCGACCTGGCCTCGCTGCAGG GCGCTGGAGCTTGTGACTGTGCTGGTGGGCAGCCCCCGGGCAGACGGCCTTGTCTCCCTCCTGACCACCTCCGAAGATGCTGACGAGCCCCGGCGGCTCCAATTTCCACTGCCCACAGCCCAGCGGTCGTTGGAGCCCGGGACCCCCCGCTGGGCCAACTATGTCAAGGGAGTGATTCAGCACTACCCAG CTGCTCCCCTCCCTGGCTTCAGTGCAGTGGTGGTCAGCTCAGTGCCCCTGGGGGGCGGGCTGTCCAGCTCGGCGTCCCTGGAGGTGGCCACATACACTTTCCTGCAGCAGCTCTGCCCAG ACTCCGGGTCCATAGCTGCCCGGGCTCAGGTGTGTCAGCGGGCCGAACACAGCTTCGCAGGGGTGCCCTGTGGCATCATGGACCAGCTCATCGCACTGCTGGGGCAGAAAGGCCACGCGCTGCTCATTGACTGCAG GTCCCTGGAGACGAGCCTGGTGCCGCTGTCAGAACCCAAGCTGGCCGTGCTCATCACCAATTCCAACGTCCGCCACTCGCTGGGCTCCAGCGAGTACCCTCTGCGGCGGCGCCAGTGTGAAGAAGTGGCCCGGGCGCTGGGCAAGGAGAGCCTTCGAGAGGTGCAGCTGGAGGAACTGGAGG CTGGCAGAGAGCTGGTGAGCAAGGAGGGTTTCCGGCGGGCACGACATGTCGTGGGCGAGATCCGGCGCACGGCCCAGGCCGCGGCTGCCCTGAGCCGCGGAGACTACAGAGCCTTTGGCCGCCTCATGGTAGAGAGTCACCACTCGCTCAG GGATGACTATGAGGTGAGCTGCCCCGAGCTCGACCAGCTCGTGGAGGCCGCGCTGTCAGCACCTGGGGTTTACGGCAGCCGCATGACTGGTGGTGGCTTCGGTGGCTGCACCGTGACCCTGCTGGAGGCTGCCTCCGTTCCCCAGGCCATGCAGCACATACAG GAGCAGTACAGCGGCACCGCCACCTTCTACCTCTCTCAGGCGGCCGACGGTGCCAAGGTGCTGCACTGGTGA
- the GALK1 gene encoding galactokinase isoform X2, translated as MTSHGGRTLGPGRALWEIQVGWMPALLLWLWVNGLADVGSRERGTRAREGQLRSSSPANTTLVGTRRSLPKSAARRGGVGGKILPQSGCRGDPNPERPAGGLGREARRGGPGAAGAGGGLRWGRGARAGMRAAPARPRPGHPAPTWPRCRVSIMAAWRQPQAGELLAEARRAFREEFGAEPELAVSAPGRVNLIGEHTDYNQGLVLPMALELVTVLVGSPRADGLVSLLTTSEDADEPRRLQFPLPTAQRSLEPGTPRWANYVKGVIQHYPAAPLPGFSAVVVSSVPLGGGLSSSASLEVATYTFLQQLCPDSGSIAARAQVCQRAEHSFAGVPCGIMDQLIALLGQKGHALLIDCRSLETSLVPLSEPKLAVLITNSNVRHSLGSSEYPLRRRQCEEVARALGKESLREVQLEELEAGRELVSKEGFRRARHVVGEIRRTAQAAAALSRGDYRAFGRLMVESHHSLRDDYEVSCPELDQLVEAALSAPGVYGSRMTGGGFGGCTVTLLEAASVPQAMQHIQIRKLRHREGEQFI; from the exons ATGACCTCTCACGGCGGCAGGACTCTAGGACCTGGGAGAGCCCTTTGGGAAATTCAGGTCGGCTGGATGCCAGCCCTGCTACTCTGGCTGTGGGTGAATGGCCTGGCCGATGTTGGTAGCAGAGAAAGGGGCACCAGGGCCAGGGAAGGGCAGCTCAGATCTTCCAGTCCAGCCAATACCACTCTAGTGGGCACCCGCCGGTCTCTTCCAAAGTCCGCCGCCCGccgcggtggggtgggggggaagatcCTTCCGCAGTCGGGGTGTAGGGGAGATCCCAACCCCGAGCGCCCAGCAGGTGGCTTGGGCCGCGAGGCGCGCCGGGGCGGGCCCGgcgcggcgggggcgggaggaggcctgcggtgggggcggggggcgcgtgCAGGAATGCGCGCCGCCCCCGCGCGGCCCCGCCCCGGGCATCCCGCGCCGACCTGGCCTCGCTGCAGGGTGAGCATCATGGCCGCTTGGAGACAGCCCCAGGCCGGGGAGCTGCTGGCCGAGGCCCGTAGAGCGTTCCGGGAGGAGTTCGGGGCCGAGCCCGAGCTGGCGGTGTCGGCGCCGGGCCGCGTCAACCTGATCGGGGAGCACACGGACTACAACCAGGGCCTGGTGCTGCCCATG GCGCTGGAGCTTGTGACTGTGCTGGTGGGCAGCCCCCGGGCAGACGGCCTTGTCTCCCTCCTGACCACCTCCGAAGATGCTGACGAGCCCCGGCGGCTCCAATTTCCACTGCCCACAGCCCAGCGGTCGTTGGAGCCCGGGACCCCCCGCTGGGCCAACTATGTCAAGGGAGTGATTCAGCACTACCCAG CTGCTCCCCTCCCTGGCTTCAGTGCAGTGGTGGTCAGCTCAGTGCCCCTGGGGGGCGGGCTGTCCAGCTCGGCGTCCCTGGAGGTGGCCACATACACTTTCCTGCAGCAGCTCTGCCCAG ACTCCGGGTCCATAGCTGCCCGGGCTCAGGTGTGTCAGCGGGCCGAACACAGCTTCGCAGGGGTGCCCTGTGGCATCATGGACCAGCTCATCGCACTGCTGGGGCAGAAAGGCCACGCGCTGCTCATTGACTGCAG GTCCCTGGAGACGAGCCTGGTGCCGCTGTCAGAACCCAAGCTGGCCGTGCTCATCACCAATTCCAACGTCCGCCACTCGCTGGGCTCCAGCGAGTACCCTCTGCGGCGGCGCCAGTGTGAAGAAGTGGCCCGGGCGCTGGGCAAGGAGAGCCTTCGAGAGGTGCAGCTGGAGGAACTGGAGG CTGGCAGAGAGCTGGTGAGCAAGGAGGGTTTCCGGCGGGCACGACATGTCGTGGGCGAGATCCGGCGCACGGCCCAGGCCGCGGCTGCCCTGAGCCGCGGAGACTACAGAGCCTTTGGCCGCCTCATGGTAGAGAGTCACCACTCGCTCAG GGATGACTATGAGGTGAGCTGCCCCGAGCTCGACCAGCTCGTGGAGGCCGCGCTGTCAGCACCTGGGGTTTACGGCAGCCGCATGACTGGTGGTGGCTTCGGTGGCTGCACCGTGACCCTGCTGGAGGCTGCCTCCGTTCCCCAGGCCATGCAGCACATACAG
- the GALK1 gene encoding galactokinase isoform X1, with amino-acid sequence MTSHGGRTLGPGRALWEIQVGWMPALLLWLWVNGLADVGSRERGTRAREGQLRSSSPANTTLVGTRRSLPKSAARRGGVGGKILPQSGCRGDPNPERPAGGLGREARRGGPGAAGAGGGLRWGRGARAGMRAAPARPRPGHPAPTWPRCRVSIMAAWRQPQAGELLAEARRAFREEFGAEPELAVSAPGRVNLIGEHTDYNQGLVLPMALELVTVLVGSPRADGLVSLLTTSEDADEPRRLQFPLPTAQRSLEPGTPRWANYVKGVIQHYPAAPLPGFSAVVVSSVPLGGGLSSSASLEVATYTFLQQLCPDSGSIAARAQVCQRAEHSFAGVPCGIMDQLIALLGQKGHALLIDCRSLETSLVPLSEPKLAVLITNSNVRHSLGSSEYPLRRRQCEEVARALGKESLREVQLEELEAGRELVSKEGFRRARHVVGEIRRTAQAAAALSRGDYRAFGRLMVESHHSLRDDYEVSCPELDQLVEAALSAPGVYGSRMTGGGFGGCTVTLLEAASVPQAMQHIQEQYSGTATFYLSQAADGAKVLHW; translated from the exons ATGACCTCTCACGGCGGCAGGACTCTAGGACCTGGGAGAGCCCTTTGGGAAATTCAGGTCGGCTGGATGCCAGCCCTGCTACTCTGGCTGTGGGTGAATGGCCTGGCCGATGTTGGTAGCAGAGAAAGGGGCACCAGGGCCAGGGAAGGGCAGCTCAGATCTTCCAGTCCAGCCAATACCACTCTAGTGGGCACCCGCCGGTCTCTTCCAAAGTCCGCCGCCCGccgcggtggggtgggggggaagatcCTTCCGCAGTCGGGGTGTAGGGGAGATCCCAACCCCGAGCGCCCAGCAGGTGGCTTGGGCCGCGAGGCGCGCCGGGGCGGGCCCGgcgcggcgggggcgggaggaggcctgcggtgggggcggggggcgcgtgCAGGAATGCGCGCCGCCCCCGCGCGGCCCCGCCCCGGGCATCCCGCGCCGACCTGGCCTCGCTGCAGGGTGAGCATCATGGCCGCTTGGAGACAGCCCCAGGCCGGGGAGCTGCTGGCCGAGGCCCGTAGAGCGTTCCGGGAGGAGTTCGGGGCCGAGCCCGAGCTGGCGGTGTCGGCGCCGGGCCGCGTCAACCTGATCGGGGAGCACACGGACTACAACCAGGGCCTGGTGCTGCCCATG GCGCTGGAGCTTGTGACTGTGCTGGTGGGCAGCCCCCGGGCAGACGGCCTTGTCTCCCTCCTGACCACCTCCGAAGATGCTGACGAGCCCCGGCGGCTCCAATTTCCACTGCCCACAGCCCAGCGGTCGTTGGAGCCCGGGACCCCCCGCTGGGCCAACTATGTCAAGGGAGTGATTCAGCACTACCCAG CTGCTCCCCTCCCTGGCTTCAGTGCAGTGGTGGTCAGCTCAGTGCCCCTGGGGGGCGGGCTGTCCAGCTCGGCGTCCCTGGAGGTGGCCACATACACTTTCCTGCAGCAGCTCTGCCCAG ACTCCGGGTCCATAGCTGCCCGGGCTCAGGTGTGTCAGCGGGCCGAACACAGCTTCGCAGGGGTGCCCTGTGGCATCATGGACCAGCTCATCGCACTGCTGGGGCAGAAAGGCCACGCGCTGCTCATTGACTGCAG GTCCCTGGAGACGAGCCTGGTGCCGCTGTCAGAACCCAAGCTGGCCGTGCTCATCACCAATTCCAACGTCCGCCACTCGCTGGGCTCCAGCGAGTACCCTCTGCGGCGGCGCCAGTGTGAAGAAGTGGCCCGGGCGCTGGGCAAGGAGAGCCTTCGAGAGGTGCAGCTGGAGGAACTGGAGG CTGGCAGAGAGCTGGTGAGCAAGGAGGGTTTCCGGCGGGCACGACATGTCGTGGGCGAGATCCGGCGCACGGCCCAGGCCGCGGCTGCCCTGAGCCGCGGAGACTACAGAGCCTTTGGCCGCCTCATGGTAGAGAGTCACCACTCGCTCAG GGATGACTATGAGGTGAGCTGCCCCGAGCTCGACCAGCTCGTGGAGGCCGCGCTGTCAGCACCTGGGGTTTACGGCAGCCGCATGACTGGTGGTGGCTTCGGTGGCTGCACCGTGACCCTGCTGGAGGCTGCCTCCGTTCCCCAGGCCATGCAGCACATACAG GAGCAGTACAGCGGCACCGCCACCTTCTACCTCTCTCAGGCGGCCGACGGTGCCAAGGTGCTGCACTGGTGA